Proteins found in one Diorhabda carinulata isolate Delta chromosome 11, icDioCari1.1, whole genome shotgun sequence genomic segment:
- the LOC130899709 gene encoding transmembrane protein 198, with amino-acid sequence MASGARPGSLVPPRVNGTAFPGLVLPPADDGPRVESCTHVDTHYDIKVAIVFSLYIIFGIVYTFVGYRCFKTVMFLTGFIFASSIVYLICQQGDLMPTYGNEGVSLLAGVLFGLITMLVQYVGLFMSGLHTGVLLGLAGLFTADHFVETSPKGSVWLCVGVLLCSALTVAIFNLYFRKSLTILGSSLYGGATLSIAIDYFVEKLSMVSWLWQRVSLRPVQPPPCWFSWIVLGAWPSFVLAGLIIQFGITGRGIHHEDVKAGRKKSRAAPTRVVTRAERAEMKQKKYRYLYQVRTAHGDVISQNFVQQLQKKENNDSQGECSTLQSDATHLTILPDTQLAALTESEDDSQTEINARR; translated from the exons ATGGCTAGCGGAGCCAGGCCTGGCTCCCTGGTACCTCCCAGAGTGAATGGAACTGCTTTTCCAGGTTTAGTACTTCCCCCAGCCGATGACGGTCCACGCGTTGAATCATGCACACACGTCGATACGCACTATGATATTAAAGTGGCCATCGTCTTTTCCCTTTACATTATTTTTGGTATAGTGTACACTTTTGTAG gatACCGATGTTTCAAAACCGTTATGTTTTTAACTGGATTTATTTTTGCGTCGAGTATAGTTTATCTGATATGCCAACAAGGAGACTTAATGCCGACATACGGGAATGAAG gCGTCTCCTTATTGGCTGGCGTCTTATTTGGACTGATAACGATGTTGGTACAGTATGTAGGCTTGTTCATGAGTGGTCTACATACAGGAGTTCTTCTAGGCCTTGCTGGCTTATTTACGGCTGATCATTTTGTGGAAACGTCACCGAAGGGATCTGTATGGTTGTGTGTTGGTGTCTTACTCTGTTCTGCGCTAACGGttgctatttttaatttgtacttTAGAAAAA GTCTCACAATACTTGGCTCAAGTTTATATGGTGGAGCAACATTATCTATAGCCATTGATTATTTcgtagaaaaattgtcaatgGTATCTTGGCTGTGGCAAAGGGTGTCTTTGAGACCTGTCCAACCTCCTCCGTGTTGGTTTTCTTGGATAGTGCTCGGAGCTTGGCCTTCGTTCGTACTGGCTGGATTGATAATTCAGTTTGGAATTACCGGAAGAGGTATTCACCACGAAGACG TGAAGGCTggtagaaaaaaatctagagcGGCACCTACGAGGGTGGTGACACGAGCTGAAAGAGCTgaaatgaaacagaaaaaatatagatatcTTTATCAAGTTCGTACAGCTCATGGTGATGTGATAAGTCAG AATTTTGTGCAACAACtccaaaaaaaagaaaacaatgatAGTCAAGGAGAATGTAGTACCCTCCAATCGGATGCGACTCATCTTACTATATTACCCGATACTCAACTGGCAGCTTTAACGGAAAGTGAAGATGATAGTCAGACAGAAATAAATGCTCGACGATGA